Proteins from a genomic interval of Alteromonas macleodii ATCC 27126:
- a CDS encoding HesA/MoeB/ThiF family protein, with protein sequence MLSHSLSHSVGQQLAHQDIRRYSRQLLLDCIDHDGQLNLASAHAVIVGLGGLGSLTARYLTGAGVGNITLIDGDTVDISNLQRQISYNEMHLGELKAKSLYNELRKVNSHLNIQFKSLFADSNNLPTLIASATCVLDCTDNVTVRRQINLASLRASIPLFIAAASGLTWQALNLPQNSATCGCYECLVNNVAVREDCFSKGVLGPVVGMAACHQATQALLFLARGFDADIKWGHYVNAHAGQGTLQSFKLPPSSSCEVCQ encoded by the coding sequence TTGCTTAGTCATTCACTTAGTCACTCAGTGGGTCAGCAGTTAGCGCATCAGGATATACGTCGCTACAGCAGACAACTTTTACTCGATTGCATTGATCACGACGGACAGCTTAATTTGGCGAGTGCACACGCTGTTATCGTTGGCTTAGGTGGATTAGGCAGCTTAACCGCCCGCTATTTAACAGGCGCAGGCGTGGGCAACATTACACTTATAGATGGTGACACCGTCGACATTAGTAATTTGCAGCGCCAGATAAGCTACAACGAAATGCACCTAGGCGAGCTTAAAGCCAAGTCGCTTTACAATGAACTGCGTAAAGTGAACTCGCATTTAAACATACAGTTTAAAAGCTTATTTGCTGATAGTAACAACTTACCAACCTTGATTGCATCAGCCACCTGCGTGCTGGATTGCACCGACAACGTAACGGTACGAAGACAGATAAACCTGGCCTCGCTTCGCGCCTCTATTCCGCTTTTTATTGCCGCAGCCAGTGGGCTTACCTGGCAGGCGCTGAACTTGCCTCAAAACTCAGCCACCTGCGGTTGCTACGAGTGTTTAGTGAATAATGTTGCCGTACGCGAGGATTGCTTTAGCAAAGGTGTACTAGGCCCAGTAGTAGGCATGGCAGCGTGCCACCAAGCTACCCAAGCTTTGTTATTTCTGGCAAGAGGCTTCGATGCCGATATTAAATGGGGCCATTACGTAAACGCGCATGCAGGCCAAGGTACGCTGCAAAGTTTCAAGCTTCCCCCGTCTTCTTCTTGTGAGGTATGCCAATGA
- the thiH gene encoding 2-iminoacetate synthase ThiH encodes MKVAQALMQQDLSHVAMSINSKTAGDVERALGKDTLSLDDFMALISPAGAKYLEAMAYRAKAMTRHRFGNTMQLFVPLYLSNLCANECTYCGFTMSNRIKRKTLSISEVLTEIEAIKDLGFSQVLLVTGEHETKVGMEYFEQTLSAIREKVSYLMMEVQPLKREQYETLKQLGLDAVLVYQETYSPQHYANYHTRGKKQDFLWRLEASDRIGKAGIDKIGIGALLGLGDWRVDSAMTALHGKLIQQHYWQSRVSIAFPRLRSCEGNSTGGNALTNRKLPNERDLLQLICAHRIFNPQAELSLSTRESAVFRDGVMPLGITSMSAASQTQPGGYSAPSKALNQFDIDDNRSVSDVVSALSMKGLEPVWKDWMPFTERV; translated from the coding sequence ATGAAGGTAGCGCAGGCATTAATGCAGCAAGACTTGTCGCATGTGGCTATGTCGATAAACAGTAAAACAGCGGGCGACGTAGAACGAGCGCTAGGTAAAGATACACTTTCTTTAGACGACTTCATGGCACTGATCTCTCCCGCTGGCGCTAAGTACTTAGAAGCCATGGCCTATCGCGCTAAAGCAATGACTCGCCATCGCTTTGGCAATACCATGCAGCTGTTTGTACCTTTGTATTTATCAAACTTGTGTGCCAACGAATGTACCTATTGCGGCTTTACAATGAGCAACAGAATAAAGCGCAAAACCCTGTCTATAAGCGAAGTGTTGACCGAAATTGAAGCCATCAAAGATTTAGGCTTTTCACAGGTGTTACTGGTTACTGGCGAACATGAAACCAAAGTGGGGATGGAATATTTTGAGCAAACACTAAGCGCCATTCGCGAGAAGGTGAGCTACCTTATGATGGAGGTACAACCTTTAAAGCGCGAGCAATATGAAACCTTGAAGCAGCTGGGCTTAGACGCGGTGTTAGTGTATCAAGAAACCTACTCACCGCAGCATTACGCTAATTACCACACTCGAGGTAAAAAGCAGGACTTCCTATGGCGCTTGGAAGCAAGCGATCGCATAGGGAAAGCCGGCATTGATAAAATAGGCATTGGCGCACTACTGGGTTTAGGCGACTGGCGGGTTGATAGCGCCATGACCGCCCTTCACGGCAAGTTAATACAGCAACACTACTGGCAAAGCCGTGTATCTATTGCTTTTCCGCGCCTTCGTAGCTGTGAAGGTAACAGCACTGGCGGCAACGCCCTCACCAACCGTAAACTCCCTAACGAGCGAGATCTGCTGCAGCTAATATGCGCCCACCGCATTTTTAACCCACAAGCAGAACTCTCGCTGTCTACCCGAGAGTCGGCAGTATTTCGGGATGGCGTAATGCCGCTTGGCATAACCTCTATGAGTGCTGCCTCGCAAACACAGCCTGGCGGTTACAGCGCCCCATCGAAGGCACTAAATCAATTCGATATTGACGATAACCGATCTGTGTCAGATGTCGTGAGCGCACTTTCAATGAAAGGACTGGAACCCGTATGGAAAGACTGGATGCCGTTTACAGAACGTGTTTAA
- the thiE gene encoding thiamine phosphate synthase, whose protein sequence is MMAKASISPASNNLNTALPVVWCVGGVDCSGGAGVTRDAITLADLSIHACVLTTQLTVQSNSIMLSKESMCASALNQQWQVLFEDTPPRAIKIGAIANDEQALLLSARIQKTSNPRPFVVWDPVLSTSSGGVLSELSESVVDELLNTVDIVTPNIDELTWLTHLPVVDEASLLNAINRLRGKGAKSVYVKGGHAHWQKNVSDIFVCASHTLRFSQPKYANGNLRGTGCMLASAVAAFIVHDYCIEDALTLANAYVSEVRNHTLPKQSAAANANAISSELTAYFARTNGFPTKPESFPLVTFHQRGATANEKERDKDTLLEASSCKEGHFPALTHTHLGIYPVVDSVQWIARLWPTAVKIMQLRVKQGSQEDIRQQIKEAIELVKHTDCQLFINDYWELAIELGAYGVHLGQEDIDTADLNAIRNAGLRLGISTHGFAEIQRVRALNPSYIALGHIFPTNTKDMPSKPQGVARLEKYVQLCDGIPTVAIGGINLSRIGDVAKTGVSGIAVVSAITQAEHPLKAYQALVEEAGFA, encoded by the coding sequence ATGATGGCGAAAGCGTCCATAAGCCCTGCATCCAACAACCTCAACACTGCACTTCCTGTAGTGTGGTGTGTGGGAGGCGTTGACTGTAGCGGTGGTGCGGGCGTTACCCGCGACGCCATTACATTGGCCGATCTGAGCATCCACGCTTGTGTGCTCACTACACAGCTTACCGTGCAGTCCAACTCAATAATGCTTAGTAAGGAAAGCATGTGCGCGTCGGCATTAAATCAGCAGTGGCAGGTGTTGTTTGAAGATACCCCGCCACGCGCTATTAAAATTGGCGCCATTGCTAATGATGAGCAAGCGCTGTTGTTAAGTGCACGTATTCAAAAAACATCTAACCCTCGCCCCTTCGTTGTATGGGACCCTGTACTGTCTACTTCGTCAGGTGGTGTGCTGAGTGAGTTAAGCGAAAGCGTAGTTGACGAACTGTTGAATACGGTAGATATCGTTACGCCAAATATCGATGAGCTTACGTGGCTCACCCATTTGCCAGTTGTTGATGAAGCGAGCTTGTTAAATGCAATTAATCGGCTAAGGGGTAAAGGCGCAAAGAGCGTTTACGTTAAGGGCGGTCACGCCCACTGGCAAAAAAATGTAAGCGATATTTTTGTTTGTGCCTCTCACACTCTTCGTTTTAGCCAGCCGAAATACGCTAACGGCAACCTTCGCGGTACAGGCTGCATGTTAGCCAGCGCAGTAGCGGCATTCATTGTGCACGACTACTGCATTGAAGACGCACTTACGCTTGCTAACGCTTACGTCAGCGAAGTTCGCAACCATACACTACCAAAGCAAAGCGCAGCGGCTAACGCAAACGCCATAAGTAGCGAATTAACCGCCTACTTTGCACGAACCAACGGCTTTCCCACAAAACCAGAGAGCTTTCCGCTGGTGACCTTTCACCAACGTGGCGCCACTGCCAATGAAAAAGAGCGGGATAAGGATACCCTTCTTGAAGCCTCGTCTTGTAAAGAAGGCCACTTTCCTGCACTTACTCATACTCATTTAGGCATCTATCCTGTAGTAGATAGCGTGCAATGGATAGCACGCCTCTGGCCAACGGCGGTAAAAATCATGCAGCTGCGGGTTAAGCAAGGCTCCCAAGAAGACATTCGTCAGCAAATAAAAGAGGCAATAGAATTGGTGAAACACACCGACTGCCAATTATTCATTAATGACTATTGGGAGCTGGCCATAGAGCTCGGGGCTTACGGAGTGCACTTGGGGCAAGAGGATATCGACACCGCAGACCTAAACGCTATCCGCAATGCGGGTTTACGGCTTGGAATATCAACGCACGGCTTCGCTGAAATTCAGCGTGTTCGCGCTTTAAACCCGTCTTACATTGCCCTTGGTCATATCTTCCCCACCAATACCAAAGACATGCCTTCGAAGCCACAAGGTGTAGCACGTTTAGAAAAGTATGTGCAGCTTTGCGATGGCATTCCCACCGTTGCTATTGGTGGTATTAACTTATCGCGTATAGGCGATGTAGCTAAAACCGGCGTTAGCGGCATTGCTGTGGTAAGTGCAATCACTCAGGCAGAACACCCGCTAAAAGCCTACCAAGCATTGGTTGAGGAGGCTGGGTTTGCTTAG
- a CDS encoding uroporphyrinogen-III synthase yields MLLFTRPLPKLKASASAFEKAGIDAVGVATSNIIDISSERKAAAEFLASNAVNAIVVTSVYAVDTVIEGLRETANELPLIIAVGDATARKLQAGLQAFSSAQVAIPEAHTSEGILAMHQLNEANCQHVVIIKGEGGRDAIATGLDEKGILVNSFCVYKREQLTSPIYTKRWKMGEVSGIIATSEAMALQLIAQFGQALKSIKWLTVSDRIAKTLTSQGIKEVAVCQRATDQALIAWVKDNWEY; encoded by the coding sequence ATGTTGCTGTTTACACGCCCACTGCCAAAGTTAAAAGCAAGTGCTTCTGCCTTTGAAAAAGCCGGAATTGACGCGGTAGGCGTTGCCACGTCTAACATCATTGATATTTCGTCTGAAAGAAAAGCTGCTGCAGAATTTTTAGCGTCAAATGCAGTAAACGCAATTGTTGTTACCAGCGTATATGCTGTAGACACCGTTATTGAAGGCTTACGCGAAACGGCTAACGAATTACCATTGATCATAGCTGTGGGCGATGCCACTGCACGAAAATTACAAGCGGGACTTCAGGCGTTTTCATCGGCGCAGGTTGCTATCCCCGAAGCCCATACATCCGAAGGTATACTGGCAATGCACCAACTTAATGAGGCAAACTGTCAGCATGTCGTTATCATTAAGGGTGAAGGTGGGCGCGACGCCATAGCCACAGGATTAGACGAAAAAGGTATTTTAGTTAATAGCTTTTGCGTTTATAAAAGAGAGCAACTTACAAGCCCAATTTACACAAAACGGTGGAAAATGGGCGAAGTTAGCGGCATTATCGCTACAAGCGAAGCAATGGCACTGCAACTAATTGCGCAATTTGGCCAAGCACTTAAATCTATTAAATGGTTAACAGTGAGCGATCGAATTGCCAAAACCCTCACTAGCCAAGGCATTAAAGAGGTAGCGGTTTGTCAGCGAGCCACCGATCAGGCACTCATCGCCTGGGTAAAGGATAACTGGGAGTATTGA
- a CDS encoding thiazole synthase: MLTLANHTFPSRLLTGTGKFSNPDTMKSAVQAAKSSMVTLAMKRVASHSSQDETLSALKALGVTLLPNTSGAKNAKEAIFAAELAYEALGSPWVKLEIHPDQRYLLPDPIETLLAAEALVKKGFHVLPYCGADPVLCKRLEEVGCAAVMPLGAPIGSNQGLQTKPFLQIIVEQASIPVIVDAGIGKPSQAMAAMELGVDAVLVNTAIATAKDPVAMAAAFASAVETGRKAFEAGLGATSSFAQASSPLTAFLEPAV, from the coding sequence ATGCTAACGCTCGCAAATCACACCTTCCCTTCCCGCCTGTTAACTGGCACTGGCAAATTTAGTAACCCAGACACCATGAAAAGCGCGGTACAGGCAGCCAAAAGCAGCATGGTGACCTTGGCAATGAAGCGTGTCGCCAGCCATAGCTCACAAGATGAAACGCTTTCGGCATTAAAAGCATTGGGCGTTACTCTTTTGCCGAATACGTCGGGAGCGAAGAACGCAAAAGAAGCCATATTCGCCGCCGAACTTGCTTACGAAGCATTAGGTAGCCCTTGGGTGAAGCTGGAAATTCATCCAGACCAACGCTACTTGTTGCCCGACCCCATCGAAACCCTGCTTGCCGCAGAGGCACTGGTTAAAAAAGGGTTTCACGTTTTGCCTTACTGCGGAGCAGACCCCGTTTTATGTAAACGCTTAGAAGAGGTAGGCTGCGCTGCCGTTATGCCATTGGGCGCGCCTATTGGCAGTAATCAGGGCTTACAAACCAAACCCTTTTTGCAAATTATTGTTGAGCAAGCGTCGATACCCGTCATTGTAGATGCAGGCATTGGTAAGCCAAGCCAAGCCATGGCGGCCATGGAACTGGGAGTAGACGCGGTACTGGTAAATACGGCTATCGCCACGGCTAAGGACCCAGTTGCTATGGCAGCAGCTTTTGCAAGCGCCGTAGAAACGGGGCGAAAGGCCTTTGAAGCTGGACTTGGTGCTACCAGCAGTTTTGCCCAAGCCTCTAGCCCGCTTACCGCCTTTTTGGAGCCGGCGGTATGA
- a CDS encoding heme biosynthesis HemY N-terminal domain-containing protein gives MKWLAIALAVLAAFVAALIVGPMLLGDQGYVLFSLGNTAVEMNIISFGILLIGAVIAWYVLSRLVLWALSLITGSHKWFGTLGERKRKRAFYDGLHAMAAGDFDTAQKALSKTTNGDFEGVNYLASAQIAFANDDLAKARYFLVQATDFPKAKVAATVMHARIDMAEEKYDAALEKLNELDEQERENKQVVQLKAQILAKLGKWQVLQENLSGWRKALPKADYTAWSQRIAKGKFAEIASKQGAVELKSYWETLPRKLRHDDAYRAAYIQQLLDQGMHADAQNLLVEWQKRGPNSALFPLFTQLNIPDASPSLRLLESWIKQDEENVSLYSTLGQVAFNSGDDVLAEKALLKATKMKSRKEDLLLLSAISERKHDTATALQLYKEGQQLAS, from the coding sequence ATGAAATGGTTAGCTATTGCCCTTGCGGTATTAGCCGCATTTGTTGCTGCACTAATTGTTGGCCCAATGTTGTTGGGTGACCAAGGCTACGTTCTGTTCTCTTTAGGTAATACTGCCGTTGAGATGAATATAATCAGCTTTGGCATCTTACTGATAGGTGCCGTCATTGCCTGGTACGTACTATCTCGATTGGTATTGTGGGCGTTAAGCTTGATCACAGGTTCACATAAATGGTTCGGCACTTTGGGTGAGCGCAAACGTAAGCGTGCGTTTTACGACGGCTTACACGCAATGGCTGCAGGTGATTTTGATACAGCTCAAAAGGCGCTAAGCAAAACCACCAACGGCGATTTCGAAGGCGTTAACTATTTGGCGTCAGCGCAAATTGCTTTTGCCAACGACGATTTAGCCAAAGCCCGTTATTTCCTTGTTCAGGCAACTGACTTTCCAAAAGCGAAAGTAGCCGCAACGGTCATGCACGCGCGTATTGATATGGCTGAAGAAAAATACGATGCGGCACTAGAGAAACTTAACGAACTTGACGAGCAAGAGCGCGAGAACAAGCAGGTTGTGCAGTTAAAAGCGCAAATTCTTGCCAAGCTAGGTAAATGGCAAGTACTTCAAGAGAATTTGTCAGGCTGGCGTAAAGCATTGCCCAAAGCAGACTACACTGCGTGGAGTCAGCGCATCGCCAAAGGTAAGTTTGCCGAAATTGCCAGCAAACAAGGCGCTGTCGAGCTTAAATCGTATTGGGAAACCCTACCTCGTAAGCTTCGTCACGACGATGCTTACCGCGCGGCCTACATTCAACAGTTACTTGACCAAGGTATGCATGCCGACGCACAGAATTTGCTAGTTGAATGGCAAAAACGTGGCCCGAATAGCGCCCTGTTTCCGCTGTTCACGCAGCTTAATATTCCTGATGCATCGCCATCACTACGACTGCTTGAAAGCTGGATAAAGCAAGACGAAGAAAACGTATCGCTATACTCCACGCTAGGCCAAGTTGCATTTAACTCAGGCGATGATGTGTTGGCGGAAAAAGCCCTGCTTAAAGCCACCAAAATGAAGTCGCGCAAAGAAGACTTATTGCTGCTGTCTGCAATTAGCGAACGCAAGCACGACACAGCCACTGCACTTCAGCTTTACAAGGAAGGTCAGCAGCTAGCCAGCTAG
- the hemC gene encoding hydroxymethylbilane synthase, which translates to MSHLNTTRTVRIATRKSALALWQAEYVKAKLLEHYPSMTVELVPMSTQGDKILDTPLAKIGGKGLFIKELEIAMLEGRADIAVHSMKDVPVEFPEGFGLHAICERENPFDAFVSNNHDSLDALPQGAVVGTSSLRRQCQIRKYRPDLIIKDLRGNVNTRLAKLDAGEYDAIILASAGLIRLEMESRIRMPLPADISLPAVGQGAVGIECRNDDEELIKLLQALNHTDTNTRVTAERAMNERLEGGCQVPIGSFATLDGDVLTLTGMVGKPDGSELLFASATASREKAADIGVEVAESLLEQGAGEILKALYN; encoded by the coding sequence ATGAGTCACCTCAACACTACACGCACCGTTCGAATTGCTACTAGAAAAAGTGCTTTAGCGCTTTGGCAAGCAGAGTATGTGAAGGCAAAATTGTTGGAGCATTATCCGTCAATGACCGTTGAGCTTGTACCTATGAGCACGCAGGGCGACAAAATTTTAGATACACCTCTGGCGAAAATTGGTGGTAAAGGACTTTTCATAAAAGAGCTTGAAATTGCCATGCTTGAAGGCCGTGCCGATATTGCCGTGCACTCTATGAAAGACGTACCGGTTGAATTTCCTGAAGGTTTTGGCCTTCACGCTATTTGTGAGCGAGAAAACCCGTTCGACGCTTTTGTTTCAAATAACCACGACAGTTTAGATGCCCTGCCCCAGGGAGCAGTAGTAGGTACGTCCAGCCTTCGCAGACAGTGCCAAATTCGCAAGTATCGCCCTGACCTTATCATCAAGGACCTGCGCGGAAACGTGAATACTCGTCTAGCCAAGCTAGACGCAGGTGAGTACGACGCCATTATCTTAGCTTCTGCTGGCCTGATTCGCCTTGAAATGGAATCTCGTATTCGCATGCCGTTACCTGCTGATATTTCACTACCCGCCGTTGGACAAGGTGCCGTAGGTATTGAGTGCCGTAACGACGATGAAGAGCTAATTAAGTTGCTACAGGCGCTGAACCATACAGACACTAATACACGCGTTACTGCGGAACGCGCCATGAACGAGAGATTGGAAGGCGGCTGCCAAGTGCCTATTGGTAGCTTTGCCACGCTTGATGGCGATGTGCTGACACTAACCGGTATGGTTGGTAAGCCAGATGGTTCAGAACTGCTCTTTGCTTCTGCTACAGCGTCGCGAGAAAAAGCCGCAGATATTGGTGTTGAAGTAGCGGAATCCCTTCTTGAGCAAGGTGCCGGTGAAATCTTAAAGGCGCTTTATAACTAA
- the thiC gene encoding phosphomethylpyrimidine synthase ThiC, which translates to MSNRREQRQQAQQFINELAGEAYPNSTRHYECGSRDDIRVAMRLIHQHDSLVGGTEDNPILEPNPPIPVYDTSGPYGDPKENIDVHKGLAPLRQKWIEERSDTLELEGVSSSFAKERENDIFTEDFRFIRSRKPLKAKAGKNVTQLHYARQGIITPEMEYIAIRENMGRQAIKDAELTQQHKGEHFGANLPDTITPEFVRQEVAAGRAIIPCNINHPELEPMIIGRNFLVKINANIGNSAVTSSIEEEVEKLVWSTRWGADTIMDLSTGRNIHETREWLLRNSPVPLGTVPIYQALEKVNGVAEDLTWEMFKDTLIEQAEQGVDYFTIHAGVLLEYVHLTAKRVTGIVSRGGSIMAKWCLSHHQQSFLYEHFHDICEICAKYDVALSLGDGLRPGSVADANDDAQFSELRTLGELTKIAWEYDVQVMIEGPGHVPMHMIKANMEEQLKHCHEAPFYTLGPLTTDIAPGYDHFTSGIGAAMIGWYGCAMLCYVTPKEHLGLPNKEDVKQGLITYKIAAHAADLAKGHPGAQIRDNAMSKARFEFRWEDQFNLALDPHTARAYHDETLPQASGKVAHFCSMCGPKFCSMKISQEVRDVAKQAEQQEFEKEKGMKEMAQAFNQSGAELYHTADSKVELL; encoded by the coding sequence ATGTCGAACAGACGCGAACAGCGCCAACAAGCACAACAATTCATTAATGAACTTGCGGGCGAAGCTTACCCAAATTCAACACGCCACTACGAGTGTGGCAGCCGTGACGATATTCGTGTGGCCATGCGCCTTATTCACCAACACGACAGTTTAGTGGGTGGTACTGAAGACAATCCTATTTTAGAGCCAAATCCGCCAATTCCTGTTTACGACACTTCAGGCCCCTACGGCGACCCAAAAGAAAACATAGATGTGCACAAAGGCCTAGCTCCGCTTCGCCAAAAGTGGATTGAAGAGCGTAGCGATACCCTTGAATTAGAGGGCGTTTCGTCAAGCTTTGCAAAAGAGCGAGAAAACGACATATTTACCGAAGATTTCCGCTTTATTCGCAGCCGCAAACCACTAAAAGCAAAAGCAGGCAAAAACGTAACCCAGCTTCACTACGCAAGACAGGGCATTATTACTCCTGAAATGGAATACATTGCCATTCGCGAGAATATGGGTCGCCAGGCCATTAAAGATGCCGAACTGACGCAGCAGCACAAAGGCGAACACTTTGGTGCGAATTTACCCGATACCATCACGCCTGAATTTGTACGCCAGGAAGTGGCCGCAGGCCGCGCCATTATTCCATGCAACATCAATCACCCCGAGTTGGAACCAATGATTATAGGGCGTAACTTTCTAGTAAAGATTAACGCAAACATTGGTAATTCAGCAGTCACCTCGTCTATTGAAGAAGAGGTAGAAAAGCTGGTGTGGTCAACGCGCTGGGGCGCCGATACCATCATGGATTTATCTACCGGCAGAAACATTCACGAAACCCGAGAGTGGCTGCTGCGAAACAGTCCTGTTCCTCTTGGCACCGTCCCCATCTATCAAGCGCTAGAAAAAGTAAACGGTGTAGCCGAAGATTTAACGTGGGAGATGTTTAAAGACACCCTAATTGAGCAAGCTGAACAAGGCGTAGACTACTTCACCATTCACGCTGGCGTGCTGCTTGAGTACGTACACCTTACCGCAAAGCGGGTAACCGGCATTGTATCGCGCGGCGGTTCGATAATGGCAAAGTGGTGCTTAAGCCACCACCAACAAAGCTTTCTGTATGAGCACTTTCACGATATTTGCGAAATTTGCGCTAAGTACGATGTGGCGCTGTCGCTAGGTGATGGCCTGCGCCCTGGTAGCGTAGCTGACGCTAACGACGACGCGCAATTCTCTGAATTACGTACCCTTGGAGAGCTGACGAAAATTGCATGGGAGTACGATGTTCAGGTAATGATTGAAGGCCCGGGGCATGTGCCAATGCATATGATTAAAGCGAACATGGAAGAGCAGCTTAAGCATTGCCACGAAGCACCGTTTTATACCCTTGGCCCCCTCACCACCGATATCGCTCCTGGCTACGATCACTTCACTTCAGGTATAGGTGCCGCCATGATTGGTTGGTATGGCTGCGCAATGCTGTGCTATGTAACACCTAAAGAGCATTTGGGCCTACCTAACAAAGAAGACGTTAAACAGGGGCTGATCACCTACAAAATTGCAGCCCACGCTGCCGACTTGGCAAAAGGCCACCCAGGTGCACAAATTCGCGACAACGCCATGTCGAAAGCTCGCTTTGAATTCAGGTGGGAAGACCAGTTCAATTTAGCTCTCGACCCACATACCGCGCGCGCTTATCACGATGAAACCTTGCCGCAGGCGTCTGGCAAAGTTGCGCATTTCTGCTCTATGTGCGGCCCTAAATTTTGCAGCATGAAAATTTCTCAGGAAGTGCGCGATGTGGCTAAACAAGCGGAGCAGCAAGAGTTTGAGAAAGAAAAAGGTATGAAAGAGATGGCCCAGGCATTCAATCAGTCTGGCGCAGAGCTTTATCACACTGCAGATAGCAAGGTAGAGCTACTATGA
- the thiS gene encoding sulfur carrier protein ThiS: MTQININVNNQPMSVISPISLSELIALKQLKDEGTAVAKNAAIISKNEWPTTYLSNNDTVDIFTLVAGG; encoded by the coding sequence ATGACCCAAATTAACATTAACGTGAACAATCAACCAATGAGCGTGATTTCTCCTATATCACTTAGTGAATTAATTGCCCTTAAACAATTGAAAGACGAAGGCACTGCCGTTGCCAAAAATGCCGCCATTATCAGCAAGAATGAATGGCCAACAACCTACCTAAGTAACAACGATACCGTGGATATATTTACCCTAGTGGCAGGAGGCTAA
- a CDS encoding uroporphyrinogen-III C-methyltransferase translates to MANNNESSPQKEELVKVEAEKDVIESSATHSESTPSGAAKKKSSGNGLLWFVVIILFLIVLGMAGAGYWYYMQQQSASKDSESALQTTTSQLNTIERERAGLVASIDKVARTNQTLESTVAELKAQNEKLTLQAESTLEQLNNMEGRRPADWLIAEADYLVRMAGRKLWLENDVRTAILLLVNADKRLKSLADPSVLPVRANLAEDIQTLQQLNPVSQSSVALALTGMIAQIDKLPLDTFEKPQDANAEDTTLSESADDWQENLAKVWRSLVNDFLTIKTIEGPVEPVLSLEAQFLAKEQLRLQLMHAQTAALQGDAGLYSQSLQYAQTLIIEKFDTEKSQVTGFVDALQNLIATDISRPIPTELASQKPLERLLDSRVKQVFGQGASAL, encoded by the coding sequence ATGGCCAACAACAATGAAAGTAGCCCACAAAAAGAGGAACTCGTGAAAGTGGAAGCTGAAAAAGACGTTATCGAATCTTCTGCCACGCACAGTGAATCAACACCATCGGGTGCTGCTAAAAAGAAATCGTCGGGAAATGGTCTACTGTGGTTTGTTGTAATCATCCTTTTCCTTATTGTGCTTGGTATGGCTGGCGCAGGTTACTGGTATTACATGCAGCAACAGTCGGCAAGCAAGGACTCTGAATCTGCACTTCAAACGACGACCTCTCAGCTAAACACTATTGAGCGTGAGCGCGCTGGTCTTGTTGCCTCTATCGACAAAGTAGCTCGTACCAACCAGACGTTAGAAAGCACGGTAGCCGAGTTAAAAGCGCAAAACGAAAAGCTGACGCTGCAAGCTGAATCGACCCTTGAACAACTAAACAATATGGAAGGTCGCCGCCCGGCAGACTGGCTCATTGCTGAAGCTGATTACTTAGTTCGCATGGCAGGCAGAAAGCTTTGGTTAGAAAACGACGTACGCACAGCAATTTTGCTGCTAGTTAACGCAGATAAACGCTTAAAGTCGTTGGCCGACCCATCGGTACTTCCGGTTCGCGCAAACCTTGCTGAAGACATTCAAACACTTCAACAGCTTAACCCTGTATCACAAAGCTCCGTAGCCCTTGCGCTTACAGGCATGATAGCGCAAATAGATAAGCTACCACTTGATACCTTTGAAAAACCACAAGACGCCAATGCAGAAGACACGACCTTATCGGAGTCAGCTGACGACTGGCAGGAGAACCTTGCAAAAGTGTGGCGTTCACTGGTGAACGATTTTCTTACCATAAAAACCATTGAAGGCCCGGTTGAACCAGTGCTTTCACTGGAAGCGCAGTTTTTAGCAAAAGAACAACTTCGCCTACAGCTTATGCACGCGCAAACCGCTGCGCTTCAGGGCGATGCAGGGCTTTATAGCCAGTCGCTTCAATACGCTCAAACGTTAATTATTGAAAAGTTCGACACAGAAAAAAGCCAAGTAACGGGTTTTGTAGATGCACTACAAAACCTCATTGCTACCGATATTTCGCGACCTATCCCAACTGAGCTAGCGTCACAAAAACCGCTAGAGCGTCTATTGGATAGCCGCGTTAAACAGGTGTTCGGACAAGGAGCAAGTGCACTATGA